Genomic DNA from Scomber scombrus chromosome 21, fScoSco1.1, whole genome shotgun sequence:
cagacacaggaaacacacatgAATTATAGAGTTGGGTATAAGTATGGAATCCTAAAGTACCACAATGTTTAACTTTGTTCTGTACATTATAAtctaaatgtcaaaaatatttaagCTATTTGGATAATAGAAGCTGAGAAACATTCAAGGCTATTTTTCTGTTGTCAAATACTGGTTTGACATAATTTTGGCCTGGCTGTGAGTCTCAATACGAGTGTTTTCTGTCACAACAGTTGTTTTCTGACTCCACAGAGAGGCAGGAAAGTTTTACTCACGGCTCCAAGCATGATGCGAACAATGAGCCATCTGAAGGTCCAGATGCAGATGAGGGAGGGGGGACAGCGGCGGGGGACCTGAGACAGACTCCACACCGGACACAGAAAAATGGCCAGGAAGCCCGTCTCCAACAGCTGGCTCTCCCAACCTGGACAAAGAACCGGAATTTCGATCGTAAAGCTCGGCGTGCAAACAATGCGGAGTGTTACAAAACTGCACACAGCACACTCAGGTTAAACCGCGGGGACAGTCTGCGGTGTTTTAAAGGAAAccaaagagattaaaaagaaaaagatttaacCTGGCTTAGAGCAGCTTTCTGAAGACTCACTGCTCTTTAGAAGACTGTACGgtttactttaaaaacatttacttaGACCAAGCATGTCCCAACTATCCATgaagtcttcagacagttgattggttggaacaaaaacctgcaggtacacggccctttatggaatggtttggacatgcctgacctagacaacattacatttttaacaaaactctctacaaaaatgaaataaaaataggGCTGTGTTGAGCTTTACGGTttattcttgaccttggaaacaaCAGTTGACGGAACAATCTCCACTGAAGACCACCTGCTTCTTCTGCAGCTTCAACTACATAAGAAGAGTCTGCAGCCATGAAGCGGCTCTTTGACATGGAACATAAGCACAGCGATGCTTTGTTCTGAACGCCAATGCTACTAACATGccgatgtttagcaggtatattTTTGACCATCTCAGTTTCTCATTCAAGGTAATAAGAAAgtatgtccaaacttttgacaggTACTTAAAGTGTCTGGACCAAAaaatattgagatatttcactggataagtgatcagtttgacctgctggtggagctagaggaaaagtcaatgGTTCGTTATGGTCATTTGGATTCAGCGTCTGGGCATCATGGATGTATGTTCCtaatttcatagcaatccatccaaGAGTTGTAGAGACAtgatacaaacaaataaaatatgttgaagCTGATATTTCATTCTTGACAGTGGAAACAGCAGTTGATGAAACAATCTCCACTTAAGGAccacttacttttttttttggttctgGAGCTTTTGGCTGTATCACAAAACTCTaattaaattcatattaaagCTGCTCTGAGTTAGTTAGAAATCAATCAATTGTCATCTCTCAGCTAAATTCATCCTCTTAAGGACTGTGTGATACAATTGAAAGTTTACAAGGTCATAAATGAGTCGACCTTTACAGCCAACAAGGATAAGAAGTCTGAGTAGTGTTGAGGATAATGCCTTGAAAATTAACAGTTGCACAACAACTGCGCAAACTCGCAATAATCATGATAGTATATGACTTAACTGTCAAGAATATGAGATTTATCTTGcaattttgtgatttttaatttaaatttaaaaaaaagacttaagtGGATGAACGATGTGTGCCAGGCATGTTATTCCAGAAACTAATGCTCCTAACAGCACAAacccctggcctcttttagtCTGGACTTGGAACAATCAGAGGAGACATAGGGTGATGGTAggtcccaaaaaaaagaaggactgagggagagagacagtgagagtgggacaaaaagaaaaaaaagagagaaatagaagcCACAGCTCGAAACCACAGACATCAGCCTGGCGTCTGTGACTACAAAGTGTCAttaaccaatcacagagctGCCACTGACCTCGCCACTTATCTGGGCCAGAGCCCTACGAGAAACCTCCTATTTAAACTTTCTTATTTCATTCCCGTCCATCCTCTCGTTTCACCATTACATTTATGACAGTTGACTGGGTTCACCACGTTAGGaggaaatgtgctttatatcAATAAATCCTAATCCTGCAAGTGACTGTTTTTAAACCAATAAGTGGCTGTAAAcaatttgggggaaaaaaataatgagaaagcTGCACATGAGACTCAAAAGCATAAgattaaaagtacatttatgtttttcctctaaaagaaagaaaaaatgttctGAAGTTTCTAAATGCTGGAATCAGATATGTCAAACAGGTCAGTTGTTTGTACCAGACTGGTTTCACTTTTATAAAGAAATTTTAAATGATATCCAAACCTGTGTGTCTCACATCATGCTTTGACTCAAATCCACTTCTTATAATAATGGCAAAAGCACAAAGGAAGCAGAGATGGAATACTTTGATGTCAGGACGATCAGGATGTTCACTTACCGAAGGAGTACCTGtaaagatataaaaaataaaaagatatctcaatttaaatatgttgatACATCGCTTATAATTTGAATAAGGGACAAGAATGGAACAAcgaaaatacaatttaaaaaacagtatttttttaaagctgcaatattgtttttgttttctgtattcAACCAATTCCTATCATGTTTTTTCAatgtattaaataataattagtgtAGTTTTAAAGGTggagtgtgtaggatttagtgacatctagtggtgaggttgcagattgcaactagCTGATTACTCCTTCCGCCTTCTCTTtgaagcatgtaggagaaccgaCGGTGACAACGAAACTTGTGGTCAACTAGAAAGCCACTtgtctagagccagtgtttagtttgtccgttgtgggctactgtagaaacatggcagtgcaataTGGCAGGCTCTGCGGAaaaggacccactccctatgtagatacgtataaagggttcattctaatgtaacaaagacacaacaattcttattctCATGTGATTATACATGAACTACAACATAGTTATGAATATTATGTTCCAATTCTGCCAAAAGAGCcccctaaatcttacacactggtccttaaaaaaatcataatattaataataataataataataatgattagtAGAGTTTCACGAAAAATATCATCAACCATGATACTATGAGAagtacaacattaaaatgataatatctatttgaacattttaaaagctgaattGGATCTATCAACTTTGCAAAATGGTATGAATATGATTATGTTAACTCACCACAGCTGCCCCACATTAACCAGGGAGTGGTAAAGCACCCACAGCGCTACCATGATCACCATGTTGGCCATTCCTGTCACCAGGACAAACCCAGACAGCGCCATCCCCAACAGAGCAATGCCATCCAGGTTGGCATCCATGTGGCTCCAGTCCAGGAACCAGAGGATGGAGGGCGTGTACGCCAGGGCGGCCATGCCTATCTTCCCCCCCACGTAGCGCTTGACGCTGTTGAGGTAGTTCTTGCAGGGCATCAGTCCATCCTCGCCTATCAGCTGCTTATTCTGGTTGTAAGCAACGCTGAATGCCacaactgtaaaaaacaaaaacatattattcATTGCTTTGTTATTAAATATGATGTCTGTCATGTATAATGGCTGTTGCAATATTGGATATTGatccaaaaaaaatgacatcatggGAACAGGCAGCTAATACAAGATTGCTGAACAAGTTGGATGGTctccagtggtggaaagtaacaaaCTTTCTAGTTGTACTCtgctacatttcagagggaactgttgtactttctactccactatacttatttgacagctttaatgAAACAATCTTTTAGAATACAACACATTGTCAAAGATGAAACTAGTGGTTTACAACctttttgacatcttacaaaaagcagtgtgtagtcaggctcacatttcagatgtctatgagttgttaacagctccaccaaatagtgatttttccctctaaacttctcacatggtttcatttcaataaatgttcaaatgatccaatattttatcaaaaataaaagattggagaaaaaagtccaaaaactgaaatagctacaacaataacatgctgctctaacactgatgctccactattaataatctaatgatattatatgtaataaaatatcagtCAAAGATTAAATTAGTACCTTAATACTTTTAAGACTTTTACTCGTAGTGAAgtattttacattgctgtattggtagtTTTTCTTACATAAAAGATCTTACTTCTCCCACCACTGATGATCACAAACTCTGttctaaaaatgtttcagttttacaaGAGAAAAGACTTTAAGGACTAATTGGTTGGTTTGGCAGTCAGTCTGGACTCTCTGTCATACAGTGGATGAGACAGTCTCAAATGGGGTGAGCAGATATTTTTCATAAACTGTGGAGTGATTACATCTTCCAGCTGCTCTGCCGCCAACTCGTAACCATAACAGGACAAGTGGCTTTGAGATTCATCAGAGAACAGAAGGCTCTGACTTCTAACTATAAGAATTATAGCAGAAAGCATTAATAAATGCCCAGCAGATAACACCTGTTACCACTTATCATTGAAATGCTAATTGAAACCAATACTTGTAGCAGTTAGAGACACTAATAAGAGCTGGGTCAGCTGTAACCTTTGACCTACTGAACAGAAGCAGGTCacaataactttttatttagtgAAATGGTTACTTTGTCATGAATATGGGTATAAACTCACAATTTAGCAGTGTCAGCTAACAACTTAAGACATCACATTAAGCGCTTATTGTTATCATATATGCTATTTTTAATTCACTGTGACGTAAGTGTACAGGAAGGAGCATTTAAACAGCAAGGAAATACATGAAACAAGCACTAACGATAAACAAAACGACGCCACGTGTGTTTATGACTTTATAACAAATAAACGTAGTAAAGTAAAGCTGCATTAAGTCAGTACACTCACAGTAAATAAAGGCAACTGCACGCAGCAGCACGATACGAGTGAGCCAGTAAGTCCCGGTGTGTAAGGACGGCAGCGTCTTCTCTTTCTccgtgtctgtgtctgtgtttgctccATTGTCTTTACTGCTGTTAACAAAGTGAGTCTCCGCTTTGCTGCTGTCCACACGTCTCTTCCTCACACAGCTGTCTCTGCTGCCAGACACCGCCATGTTCACGAGGACGGAACTCACTGTCACGTGACTAAGCACGCGGAACTCCGATGTGTTTTACTATGTgtgaattattaatattattaattttattattattattattattattagtagtagtagtagtagtagtagtagtagtagtagtattaatagtagtagtagtattttattatcattattatcattattattattagtagtagtagtagtagtagtaatagtagtagtagtattttattatcgtcatcattattattattattattattagtagtagtagtagtagtagtagcagtagtagtagtactagtagtagtagtagtagtattttatcatcatttttattattagtattattattattagtagtagtagtagtagtagtagtagtattttatcatcatttttattattagtattattattattagtagtagtagtagtagtagtattttatcatcatttttattagtagtattattattattattagtagtagtagtagtagtagtagtagtagtagtagtattttatcatcatttttattattagtattattattattagtagtagtagtagtagtagtattttatcatcatttttattattagtattattattattattagtagtagtagtagtagtattttatcatcatttttattagtagtattattattattattagtagtagtagtagtagtagtagtagaagtacaACTACAAAAAACTACACAACTACAAAGAAATACTACAAGTAGCCTTgtagtatttttcttttattattattattattattattattattattattattattacataatgaaaaataaaacagacatagtagtattattataatttttatttgtgtaaaaacaaacatctgtagGCTACGTCAAACCACTTGCATTATGTTGTGTTATATACTAcgactactactaataataataatattattattattattgttattaatattatcatcaccatcatcataataataataattattattattattattgtatactgaaaaaaacaaacataggCATAGTAgtattattgtaatttaattttaatttttaattcgtttttaaaaaatcagtagGCTACCTCAAACCATTGGCGCTATGAGTGTTatgtcattatttatattacattattagttACTTATTATGTATTGAGTTTAAGctgcattttaatattgtaCTTTGGTCAAGTGGCGCTAATTTGAATACTGCTGTTCACTTTAATCTATATCAGcgttttacatttttaccttATGCTGTAAAATATTGAAATTGAATATAAAGCTGTAAGAAATGCAGAGTAGAGCTATAAAATAGTACTTCATGAGCCTCTACCTATTTCCACCACTTGGACACATCAAACTCAGTAGAGATGTGTAGAATAAACtattatcaaaataaaaatgtttaaaactctAAATGTATTAGGCTTCCACATTCACATTTACAACCATTAACTGCCTTTCTCGGCTTCATTATGCCAAAGCAGGAGGAACTCTGATGGTAAAACTTTGGAAAGGCCAATAGGACCAGAGGGGTGGAGAGAAGCAGGAGTTGAAGtgctaaaaagaaaacagttgcTCTTCAAACTTTGTCTGGCTATAGAAGTGGTTGTGAAAAGGAATGGCAGGTTCAAGACAAGAAATTGGGGATTTTACTTGATTTCGTTGACACATTCTTTCTACACAATCGTGCGCATTTACGCACTTGGAGGAAAATCTTGGCGACAGTAGATCATTCTGGCAACTTTTTACCGGCTCTAACATGACAGAGGAGAACAAGTCCTTGACAGACCATCTGTGCAGCCCCACAGGCAGCGACAGCTCCTTCTCGCTGCATGGATCGGGTTCAGAGTCCCCGACTTCTTCAGCAGGGTCCGACGCGCACCCGGATAAGATTGCGCTCAAAGCGGAGAGAGGCGCAGAGGATGAGCGTTTTCCCGTCTGCATCCGCGACGCAGTGTCTCAGGTGCTGAAAGGTTACGACTGGTCGCTGGTGCCGATGCCCAGTCAAGGGGAGAGAGGACTGAAGACCAAACCTCATGTGAAACGACCGATGAACGCGTTCATGGTGTGGGCGCAGGCGGCAAGGAGGAAACTGGCGGACCAGTATCCTCATCTGCACAACGCTGAGCTCAGCAAGACGCTGGGGAAACTGTGGCGGTGAGTACTGCATCACAACCAGAGAGTCTCATCTTTAAAGAGTACAGTAGGTAGTGCATGGAACTTAGTTTTAAACTGAAatcctgtttttctgttgtggTTTTCATTCCAAAATTAGGAATTCACTGTGACAATCCTTCTGATTGAATTAACATCTCACAGTCAATAACTAACAATTATTAAGCACAAAACAGTTTCGAGATTTTTGcatatatacaaatgtatttaatcctttatttaaacaggtgGTCTCACTGAGCTCTAGATCccttttttcaagattaataaGACATTGGTGGGGAAATACTTggcaaaaagttttttaaaaagtgagggCCATGACATAATTACAGAAGGATTCAGAGAAAATTGTTAAATGGGATTTCCCTCTGCAATACAGcaatatgtttaataaaaaataactcttCTAACTGGCAGCCCCCTGCTAATGCTTTGGCCAATTTCTGACAGCTTGAAAACATGATAACTCTGTGCAGCTGTACAGTTGATTCATGCAGTAAGGATTTATTACCACAGTGAAATTATTAAATGGGATCACTGAGAtagtaaaaatgtatgaaaagttACTCAGCTCTTCAGTAATACGaataatttttatttgtgtaattttggtattgtttcattttgtcatgGTGACATGTGTTTCCACTTGGACTGAACATATTAGCTATATACTTTCATCAATATGCTCCTATTTCTGAAtgcatatatattaaaatgcatCCAATGAGCATAACCTGTCCTCACTCCCTACCCCCactctcactctcctcctcaGACTTCTCTCTGAGACTGAGAAGCGTCCCTTCATTGAGGAGGCTGACAGGCTGAGGCTGCAGCACAAGAAAGACTACCCAGACTACAAGTACCAGCCTCGGAGACGCAAGAGCTCCAAACCGGGTCAGGGGGACTGCAGATCCGGCCTGGTCCAGCAGCACCACCAGGGCTTGTTTAAGCCAGACCCAGGGGTGGCCAGGCTGTCTGACAGGACAGGTGAGATGACTAATTAATTCAAGACCTTCAACTTTAATACACTTCTCGCTACATATAGAAATGTGTGACAGTGTAAAGTACAATGCTGGAATGGATTAAAcaccttttttgtctttgtgctgGTGTCCAGGTCAGTCTCATGGACCTCCAACACCTCCTACTACCCCTAAAATCGACCTTCACATGGGGACCAAACACGAGGGCCACAGGCCTATAGAGGGCTCTGTTCCTCCCACCGGCCGTCAGAACATTGACTTCAGTAACGTGGACATCTCTGAGCTCAGCAGTGATGTCATAAGCACCATTGATGGATTTGACGTCCATGAGTTCGACCAGTACCTGCCTCCCAACAGCCGCACCACCACAGTTCCAACCACGCCAGAAACCAGCAATGGACATAACAACCCCTCTGGATCATTCATCTTACCCAGCAtccactctcactctcactctcacagcATTCCCTCGTGGACACCCAAGACCGGGACTTCCATCGCAATGGCACCATCATCTTCTGATCGTCACACCTATGGGCTCCACGAGGAAAGCAGCCAGAAACCTCAAATAAAAACTGAGCAGATGAGTCCAGGACACTACAGCAGCCACTCCTCCCAATGCTCATCCTCTGccacccctcctccacctcatcaACCTGAGTACACCTCCCTGGGTTCGGGCACCtgctcttcctccacctcttccacCTCTTCTGCCAGCCAGTCTGACTACACTGACCTTCAGAGCTCCGGTTTCTACAGCGCCTTTTCTGGGTACCCTGCTGGTCTGTATCAGTACCCATACTTCCACTCCTCCCACAGACCTTATGCTACACCGCTTATCAACAGCCTGGCCTTGGCACCACCACCACATAGTCCTCCCTCTGGCTGGGAGCAGCCTATCTATACAACACTCAGCAGGCCTTGAGGGCCACACAGGCAAAGACTACTGACTATTCAGACTGGAACTTTAAACTGGCCTGTTTTAATA
This window encodes:
- the sox8a gene encoding transcription factor SOX-8a, which codes for MTEENKSLTDHLCSPTGSDSSFSLHGSGSESPTSSAGSDAHPDKIALKAERGAEDERFPVCIRDAVSQVLKGYDWSLVPMPSQGERGLKTKPHVKRPMNAFMVWAQAARRKLADQYPHLHNAELSKTLGKLWRLLSETEKRPFIEEADRLRLQHKKDYPDYKYQPRRRKSSKPGQGDCRSGLVQQHHQGLFKPDPGVARLSDRTGQSHGPPTPPTTPKIDLHMGTKHEGHRPIEGSVPPTGRQNIDFSNVDISELSSDVISTIDGFDVHEFDQYLPPNSRTTTVPTTPETSNGHNNPSGSFILPSIHSHSHSHSIPSWTPKTGTSIAMAPSSSDRHTYGLHEESSQKPQIKTEQMSPGHYSSHSSQCSSSATPPPPHQPEYTSLGSGTCSSSTSSTSSASQSDYTDLQSSGFYSAFSGYPAGLYQYPYFHSSHRPYATPLINSLALAPPPHSPPSGWEQPIYTTLSRP